One Hyphomicrobiales bacterium genomic window carries:
- a CDS encoding VOC family protein codes for MALELDHIVVAAADLAAGRAFVGARLGIEVPAGGRHARMGTHNAVAAFSSPPDTYLEVIALDPEAAPPPPGIARWFSFDDPGHLARLSGEGPRLSHWVVRTPDIETTVRASGGLLGTPIAMSRGELHWRIAVRADGRLLEDGLVPTVIEWPEGPHPSRRMAPTGLDFLGLTLHHPEPDRLAALLSSFGAGELVDIQATTGVPRIVARLAHGDAVSML; via the coding sequence ATGGCCCTCGAACTCGACCACATCGTCGTTGCGGCAGCCGACCTCGCGGCGGGCCGCGCCTTCGTCGGCGCGCGGCTCGGCATCGAGGTGCCCGCCGGCGGTCGCCATGCCCGCATGGGCACCCACAACGCGGTTGCCGCGTTTTCTTCCCCGCCCGACACCTACCTCGAGGTCATCGCGCTCGATCCCGAAGCCGCCCCCCCGCCTCCCGGTATCGCCCGCTGGTTCTCCTTCGATGATCCCGGCCACCTTGCCCGCCTCTCGGGCGAGGGGCCGCGCCTTTCGCACTGGGTCGTGCGTACGCCCGATATCGAGACGACCGTCAGGGCGTCGGGCGGCCTCCTCGGCACACCGATCGCGATGTCGCGCGGCGAGTTGCATTGGCGCATCGCCGTGCGCGCGGACGGGCGTCTGCTCGAGGATGGTCTCGTTCCGACGGTGATCGAGTGGCCCGAGGGACCCCACCCGTCGCGCCGCATGGCGCCCACCGGCCTCGACTTCCTGGGCCTCACCCTCCATCACCCCGAGCCGGATCGCCTCGCCGCTCTCCTGTCGAGCTTCGGCGCCGGCGAACTGGTTGACATTCAGGCAACGACCGGCGTTCCGCGCATCGTCGCGCGCCTCGCCCACGGGGATGCCGTCAGCATGCTCTGA
- a CDS encoding RepB family plasmid replication initiator protein yields MLEPVSTATRETATEPRTDLRTLALKVAGDPLDPDDRATFIKPTELVDAVEITPLNRNELILYNQLLAHAWNGIAPGRIYRVAKARLRGSHESNDRLHEAFDRLMAAFAKVKVRDPVTGLSKTVRINLLGPNAEEEGDEGFFHYTLHPSLMEVLKGSRSWARLRSEMQYLLRSKYSIRLYEMIEQRINLRKQSQAFGIADLKGLLGVPKGKLARFADFNAQCLKVAVGEVNQLTDFEVAIGLKKRGRQVETVTLTWLKKSPEARLAAAKERERSRVGRIARRKATVEVIV; encoded by the coding sequence ATGCTGGAGCCCGTGAGTACCGCAACCCGAGAGACCGCAACGGAGCCCCGGACCGACCTTCGAACGTTGGCGCTGAAGGTCGCGGGCGATCCCCTCGACCCCGACGACCGGGCGACCTTCATCAAGCCGACCGAACTCGTCGATGCCGTCGAGATCACGCCGCTCAACCGCAACGAATTGATCCTCTACAATCAGCTCCTGGCGCATGCCTGGAACGGCATCGCCCCCGGCCGCATCTACCGCGTCGCCAAGGCCCGCCTGCGCGGCAGCCACGAGAGCAACGATCGCCTGCACGAGGCCTTCGACCGGCTGATGGCGGCCTTCGCGAAGGTCAAGGTGCGCGATCCGGTCACGGGCCTTTCCAAGACCGTGCGGATCAACCTTCTCGGGCCGAACGCGGAGGAGGAGGGGGACGAGGGCTTTTTCCACTACACCCTGCACCCGAGCCTGATGGAGGTGCTCAAGGGGAGCCGCAGCTGGGCGCGCCTGCGCTCGGAGATGCAGTACCTGCTGCGCTCGAAATACTCCATCCGCCTCTACGAGATGATCGAGCAGCGGATCAATCTGCGCAAGCAGTCGCAGGCCTTCGGGATCGCCGATCTCAAGGGCCTGCTCGGCGTGCCGAAGGGCAAGCTCGCCCGCTTTGCCGATTTCAACGCCCAGTGCCTCAAGGTGGCGGTCGGGGAGGTCAACCAGCTGACCGACTTCGAGGTCGCCATCGGGCTCAAGAAGCGCGGCAGGCAGGTCGAGACGGTCACGCTGACCTGGCTGAAGAAATCCCCCGAGGCCCGCCTTGCCGCAGCCAAGGAACGCGAGCGCTCCCGCGTCGGCCGCATCGCCCGACGCAAGGCAACGGTCGAGGTGATCGTCTGA
- the phaC gene encoding class I poly(R)-hydroxyalkanoic acid synthase has protein sequence MEEGTRALATIIEHSSPAKNARQQVSDINVATQAIGEVVSHWLADPAKVAAAQASLMRTYSDLWSNQLKRLMGGEARSVVQPEAGDNRFRDTEWSENPYFDFWKQSYLATTRWAEEVVAEADGIDDRTRQRANFYLRQAASALSPSNFPFTNPEVVRETIRSNGENLARGMEHLLRDLERSGDMLRISQTDTEAFRVGENLATTKGSVVYQNDVMQLIQYAPRTATVHDVPILVVPPWINKFYILDLTPDKSFIKHALDAGFTVFVVSWVNPGPEHADKGFPEYMYEGVLAAADVAAEITGSPQSHVLGYCVGGTLLGTTLAWLAARGEEPFRTATFLTTQLDFENAGDLLVFVDDVQIDAVEEMMEEKGYLEGSRMAQAFNMLRPRDLIWPYFVNNYLLGKKPFPFDLLFWNQDSTRMPKRNHAFYLREFYQGNRLTSGEMLFEGERLDLAKVKLPVYELATREDHIAPARSVFTGARHLGGDVRFVLAGSGHIAGVVNPPAKLKYQYWTGAPVSAAATLDDWLALGTKETPGSWWPDWYAWLAAHSGAEVPAREVGSPDYPPIEDAPGSYVLQKA, from the coding sequence ATGGAGGAGGGCACGCGCGCGCTCGCCACCATCATCGAGCATTCCTCCCCGGCCAAGAACGCTCGCCAGCAGGTGAGCGACATCAACGTCGCCACCCAGGCGATCGGCGAGGTCGTCAGCCATTGGCTCGCCGATCCCGCCAAGGTCGCGGCCGCCCAGGCCAGCCTCATGCGCACCTACTCCGATCTCTGGAGCAACCAGCTGAAGCGACTCATGGGTGGGGAGGCTCGATCCGTCGTTCAGCCGGAGGCTGGCGACAATCGCTTTCGTGATACGGAGTGGTCCGAGAACCCCTATTTCGACTTCTGGAAACAGTCGTACCTGGCCACGACACGCTGGGCCGAAGAGGTGGTGGCCGAAGCCGACGGCATCGACGATCGCACCCGCCAGCGCGCGAATTTCTATCTCCGCCAGGCCGCTTCGGCGCTCTCGCCCTCGAATTTCCCGTTCACCAACCCCGAGGTCGTGCGCGAGACCATCCGCTCGAACGGCGAGAACCTCGCCCGGGGAATGGAGCACCTGCTGCGCGATCTCGAGCGCTCCGGTGACATGCTGAGGATCTCCCAGACCGACACCGAAGCCTTCCGCGTCGGCGAGAACCTCGCGACGACCAAGGGCTCCGTGGTCTATCAGAACGACGTGATGCAGCTCATCCAGTACGCGCCGCGCACCGCCACCGTGCACGACGTTCCGATCCTCGTCGTGCCGCCGTGGATCAACAAATTTTACATCCTCGATCTGACGCCGGACAAGTCCTTCATAAAGCATGCGCTCGATGCCGGCTTCACGGTCTTCGTGGTGTCCTGGGTGAACCCCGGCCCGGAGCATGCCGACAAGGGCTTTCCGGAATACATGTACGAGGGCGTACTCGCTGCCGCGGACGTCGCGGCCGAGATCACCGGCTCGCCGCAGTCGCACGTTCTCGGCTACTGTGTCGGCGGCACGCTGCTCGGCACCACGCTCGCCTGGCTCGCCGCGCGCGGCGAAGAGCCGTTCCGCACCGCCACGTTCCTCACGACCCAGCTCGATTTCGAGAACGCAGGCGACCTCCTCGTCTTCGTCGACGACGTCCAGATCGACGCCGTCGAGGAGATGATGGAGGAGAAAGGCTATCTCGAGGGCTCGCGCATGGCCCAGGCCTTCAACATGCTGCGCCCGCGCGATCTGATCTGGCCCTACTTCGTCAACAATTACCTCCTCGGAAAGAAGCCGTTCCCGTTCGACCTCCTGTTCTGGAACCAGGATTCGACGCGCATGCCCAAGCGCAACCACGCCTTCTACCTGCGCGAGTTCTACCAGGGCAACCGGCTGACCTCGGGCGAGATGCTCTTCGAGGGCGAGCGGCTCGATCTCGCCAAGGTGAAACTGCCGGTCTACGAACTCGCCACCCGGGAGGACCATATCGCGCCCGCCCGCTCAGTCTTTACCGGTGCGCGCCACCTCGGTGGCGACGTCCGCTTCGTCCTCGCCGGCTCCGGTCACATCGCTGGGGTCGTCAATCCGCCGGCAAAGCTCAAGTACCAGTACTGGACCGGCGCGCCCGTCAGCGCCGCCGCCACGCTCGACGACTGGCTCGCCCTCGGCACCAAGGAGACCCCCGGCTCCTGGTGGCCGGATTGGTACGCCTGGCTGGCCGCGCATTCCGGCGCCGAGGTTCCGGCGCGCGAGGTCGGAAGCCCCGATTATCCTCCTATCGAGGACGCCCCGGGCAGCTACGTCCTCCAGAAGGCCTGA
- a CDS encoding outer membrane beta-barrel protein — protein MVVDRIRCFAEHDPHEFISGSITSCATHSIVLGFLYCSHICDFIHLFRRENSMYKLIATTACLAVLSDPALAGNMTLAPYIGFDLQRTTYDYNDSYDIGGGLALDGDAILEDSLDGFNIHVGNRFHENFGVELGYFRTREEGKAIASGATVGPGTVATADFTTDVKVQGFTLDALGLMPLPETENRVALIGTAGLSWSKAEVTATVPGVGSGDTDESEIGFRAGAGAAVNLSDEVSLRGLVRYQTADFDGVADNAWTYSLGLNYAF, from the coding sequence ATGGTCGTCGATCGAATTCGCTGCTTCGCCGAACACGATCCGCACGAATTCATTTCGGGATCAATTACTTCTTGCGCAACCCACTCGATTGTTCTAGGTTTTCTATATTGTTCGCATATTTGCGATTTCATTCATTTATTTCGAAGGGAGAATTCCATGTACAAACTCATTGCAACCACCGCCTGCCTGGCGGTTCTGTCGGACCCGGCCCTTGCCGGGAACATGACGCTCGCGCCCTATATCGGCTTCGATCTGCAGCGCACCACCTACGACTACAACGACAGCTACGACATCGGCGGCGGCCTCGCGCTCGACGGCGATGCGATCCTCGAGGACAGCCTCGACGGCTTCAACATCCACGTCGGCAACCGCTTCCACGAGAACTTCGGCGTCGAACTGGGCTATTTCCGCACCCGCGAGGAGGGCAAGGCGATCGCCAGCGGCGCGACCGTCGGGCCCGGCACAGTGGCGACGGCCGACTTCACGACCGACGTCAAGGTCCAGGGCTTCACGCTCGATGCGTTGGGTCTGATGCCGCTACCCGAGACGGAGAACCGCGTCGCGCTGATCGGCACGGCGGGTCTTTCCTGGAGCAAGGCGGAGGTGACGGCCACCGTCCCGGGCGTCGGCTCCGGTGACACGGACGAGAGCGAGATCGGCTTTCGGGCCGGCGCGGGCGCCGCGGTCAACCTCTCCGACGAGGTCAGTCTGCGCGGTCTCGTGCGCTACCAGACGGCCGACTTCGACGGCGTCGCCGACAACGCCTGGACCTATTCGCTCGGCCTCAACTACGCGTTCTAG
- a CDS encoding DUF1738 domain-containing protein, translating into MSKQANTPRRDLHAEITANLIAAIEAGPGEPMMPWRRSGRPLWLPENAATGAAYNGINIVNLWVAGERRGFSSPLWATYRQWSEMGAQVVKGARSELVVFYKQYEAAGDDTDDAGGTDGDGTRVRRVAKASRVFNVAEVEGFGPSAAPEPLGPIERIEAADRFITACRIAIRHGGERAYYAPASDHIQMPEEALFCGTDTMSRDEGYYATLLHELTHATAHASRCDRDLSGRFGKEAYAAEELVAEIGAAILCAEIGVTEDIRPDHAQYLAHWLRLMKADDRAIFTAAARASQAVAWLKGRQGEA; encoded by the coding sequence ATGTCGAAGCAAGCCAACACGCCCCGGCGCGACCTCCACGCCGAGATCACCGCCAACCTCATTGCCGCCATCGAGGCCGGCCCCGGCGAGCCCATGATGCCCTGGCGCCGCTCGGGTCGCCCGCTCTGGCTCCCGGAGAACGCCGCGACCGGCGCCGCCTACAACGGCATCAACATCGTCAACCTCTGGGTCGCCGGCGAACGGCGCGGGTTTTCCTCTCCGCTCTGGGCGACCTATCGCCAGTGGAGCGAAATGGGCGCGCAGGTCGTCAAGGGCGCCCGCTCCGAACTCGTCGTCTTCTACAAGCAGTACGAAGCGGCCGGCGATGACACCGATGATGCCGGCGGCACGGACGGCGATGGCACCCGCGTCCGCCGTGTCGCCAAGGCCTCGCGCGTCTTCAATGTCGCCGAGGTCGAAGGCTTCGGGCCGTCGGCAGCACCCGAGCCTCTCGGCCCGATCGAGCGGATCGAAGCGGCCGACCGCTTCATCACCGCCTGCCGCATCGCAATCCGCCACGGCGGCGAGCGCGCCTACTACGCTCCGGCGAGCGACCACATCCAGATGCCCGAGGAGGCCCTCTTCTGCGGCACCGACACCATGAGCCGGGACGAGGGGTATTATGCGACGCTCCTCCACGAGCTGACGCACGCGACGGCGCATGCATCGCGCTGCGACCGCGACCTCTCAGGCCGCTTCGGCAAGGAGGCCTATGCCGCGGAAGAACTCGTCGCCGAGATCGGAGCCGCCATCCTCTGCGCCGAGATCGGCGTCACCGAGGACATCCGGCCCGACCACGCCCAGTACCTCGCCCACTGGCTGCGGCTCATGAAGGCCGACGACCGCGCCATCTTCACCGCAGCCGCCAGGGCGAGCCAGGCCGTCGCATGGCTCAAGGGCAGGCAGGGTGAGGCGTGA
- a CDS encoding Rieske 2Fe-2S domain-containing protein, translated as MPSSTNERPTTSRAEEAPRYGLAAWTYRSDELQELEYTNVFLRSWQFVCHASEVAAPGQYATLDMLRDSAIVVRDRAGELRAFKNVCRHRGTRLLDGRGSCKHLIQCPYHGWTYDFDGRLAGVPERPTIPGLDRGKLGLLEIEIEVFLGLVFVRFEAGGPSVAEMWGDYGDLLRPYRIEDMEPAGETMTEVWNCNWKTAVENNLENYHIPLGHPGYDRMLDSDLLGFMNEEGVAGSESVLAREASIYPTERMYQHLAPRALADRLGEKQRSTWTFFTMPPNMGVDVYPDSADIFQILPLTAETCMLRYPIFKRRDETREERLLRYLNMRINRQVAVEDKALSERVQAGLATAGYTPGPLSDIELPIFDLHERLRAAIPAIGLPSAPPQGELAATGGQLALPVAAE; from the coding sequence ATGCCGAGTTCGACCAATGAGCGCCCCACCACGAGCCGGGCCGAAGAAGCACCCCGTTATGGCCTCGCCGCCTGGACGTACCGGAGCGACGAGTTGCAGGAGCTCGAATACACCAACGTCTTCCTGCGCTCCTGGCAGTTCGTCTGCCACGCGAGCGAGGTTGCCGCGCCCGGCCAGTACGCGACCCTCGACATGCTGCGCGACAGCGCCATCGTCGTGCGCGACCGCGCGGGCGAGCTTCGCGCCTTCAAGAACGTCTGCCGGCATCGCGGCACGCGGCTCCTCGATGGCCGGGGCTCCTGCAAGCATCTGATCCAGTGCCCCTATCACGGCTGGACCTACGACTTCGACGGCCGTCTCGCCGGCGTACCCGAGCGTCCGACGATCCCCGGTCTCGACCGCGGCAAGCTGGGCCTGCTCGAGATCGAGATCGAGGTCTTCCTCGGCCTCGTCTTCGTGCGTTTCGAGGCCGGTGGCCCGTCCGTCGCCGAGATGTGGGGCGACTATGGCGACCTGCTGCGGCCCTATCGGATCGAGGACATGGAGCCGGCCGGCGAAACGATGACCGAGGTCTGGAACTGCAATTGGAAGACGGCGGTCGAGAACAATCTCGAGAATTACCACATCCCGCTCGGCCACCCAGGCTATGATCGCATGCTCGACAGCGACCTCCTCGGTTTCATGAACGAGGAAGGCGTGGCCGGCAGCGAGAGTGTGCTCGCCCGCGAGGCCTCCATCTATCCGACCGAGCGCATGTACCAGCACCTGGCGCCGCGCGCCCTCGCCGATCGCCTCGGTGAAAAGCAGCGCTCGACCTGGACCTTCTTCACCATGCCCCCCAACATGGGCGTCGACGTCTACCCGGACAGTGCCGACATCTTCCAGATTCTGCCCTTGACGGCCGAGACCTGCATGCTCCGCTATCCGATTTTCAAGCGGCGCGACGAGACGCGCGAGGAGCGCCTCTTGCGTTATCTCAACATGCGCATCAACCGTCAGGTTGCCGTAGAGGACAAGGCGCTCTCCGAGCGTGTCCAGGCGGGGCTGGCGACGGCCGGCTACACCCCGGGCCCGCTGTCCGATATCGAATTGCCGATCTTCGACCTGCACGAGCGCCTGCGCGCGGCGATCCCCGCGATCGGATTGCCCAGCGCCCCGCCACAAGGTGAGCTGGCGGCAACGGGCGGGCAGCTGGCCCTGCCCGTCGCGGCGGAATAG
- a CDS encoding AAA family ATPase yields the protein MRVCRFGDLQTCRIAVLSKLRQRQISTCASHDLPICRVAVLPIWTSLQMRQSILAFLGNCATIYTSMILSFASSKGGVGKSTVCAALAAKLAQDGDRVLVLDLDHNQTVARWARKAALAGLEALAVVPDAFTKVFREKAGAFDHVLIDLAGTREATLLKAMARSDLVIIPAQASEPDLREALVVIDDIRDVVEAGATNVQYRLLLTKLFPLPTRVTAFAHREIARHRIARFATGLVERAQYREMFLNGKAPTMAEPKGKAAKEIRALCNEIDIILGRKQGGKSAQTAAGKGRAA from the coding sequence ATGCGGGTTTGCAGGTTTGGTGACTTGCAGACTTGCCGGATTGCGGTCTTGAGCAAGTTGCGGCAAAGGCAAATCTCGACTTGCGCAAGTCATGATCTGCCTATTTGTAGAGTTGCCGTGTTGCCGATCTGGACAAGTTTGCAGATGCGGCAATCGATACTTGCATTCCTTGGCAATTGTGCAACGATTTATACTAGTATGATTCTCTCGTTCGCCTCATCGAAGGGCGGCGTCGGCAAGTCCACCGTCTGTGCCGCGCTCGCCGCAAAGCTGGCCCAGGATGGCGACCGCGTCCTGGTCCTCGATCTCGATCACAACCAGACCGTCGCCCGGTGGGCCAGGAAGGCCGCGCTCGCCGGTCTCGAAGCCCTCGCGGTCGTGCCCGATGCCTTCACCAAGGTGTTCCGCGAGAAGGCCGGTGCGTTCGACCACGTCCTCATCGATCTCGCCGGCACGCGCGAAGCGACGCTCCTGAAAGCCATGGCGCGCTCCGATCTCGTCATCATCCCGGCCCAGGCCTCCGAGCCGGATCTGCGCGAGGCGCTCGTCGTCATCGACGACATCCGCGACGTCGTGGAGGCTGGTGCAACGAACGTCCAGTACCGGCTGCTGCTGACCAAGCTCTTTCCCCTCCCGACACGTGTCACCGCCTTCGCGCACCGCGAGATCGCCCGCCACCGCATTGCCCGCTTTGCGACCGGCCTCGTCGAGCGGGCGCAGTACCGCGAGATGTTCCTCAATGGCAAGGCTCCGACAATGGCCGAGCCCAAGGGAAAGGCGGCAAAGGAAATCAGAGCCCTCTGCAACGAGATCGATATCATTCTCGGGCGCAAGCAAGGTGGTAAGTCGGCGCAAACGGCGGCTGGCAAGGGCAGGGCGGCATGA